The following are encoded together in the Lactuca sativa cultivar Salinas chromosome 1, Lsat_Salinas_v11, whole genome shotgun sequence genome:
- the LOC111891273 gene encoding protein NRT1/ PTR FAMILY 1.2, which translates to MEGISNQDKLSIDTELQTKLLLHSDDHDRKGGMRTMPFIIVNEAFEKVASYGLTPNMIFYLMEVYHMEAVTGTSILSVWSALSNGLSIFGAFMADSYLGRFRVIAIGSLTSLLGMIFLWLTSMFPQLRPSSCEELNTICSPATPTQLALLFTSFGLLSIGCGCVRPCSMAFGADQLNNHPTINNQRLIDSFFNWYYASMTMSMVVAFTVVVYIQDEYGWQVGFAVPMMLMVCSALMFLLGSSLYVKVKVGESPFSEFIQVLVVTCKNRKISLTHDDCYNHSHGMDRVELTENIRFLNKACVIKDSNTDPWSLSTVEKVESLKSIICIAPIWSSGILLYTTSTQSYPTLQANTMNRQITSGFEIPAASFGLFMVLTLTIWIIFYDRILVPILAKHSHQPRGLHPKTRMGIGLVISVLAMVVSAIVESIRRHVASSGDDMSAMWLVPQYCLLGLAEAFNAVGQMEFYYSELPKSMSSIAMALFMVSNAFSGLVGSFLINVVDSVTSEGGDVSWLSSDINEGHVDYYYWLLGFLSLLNFFYFLICCRLHRRFTSST; encoded by the exons ATGGAAGGAATTTCGAATCAAGATAAATTGAGCATCGATACAGAATTACAAACCAAGTTACTCCTTCACAGTGATGATCATGATCGTAAGGGTGGTATGAGAACCATGCCATTTATCATAG TGAATGAAGCATTTGAGAAAGTGGCGAGCTATGGATTGACGCCAAACATGATATTCTATCTGATGGAAGTTTATCACATGGAAGCTGTAACTGGAACCAGCATACTCTCCGTCTGGTCAGCACTTTCAAATGGTCTCTCCATTTTTGGAGCTTTCATGGCTGATTCCTATTTGGGTCGGTTTCGGGTCATTGCTATCGGGTCTCTCACCTCCCTTCTT gggatgatttttctatggctgACCTCCATGTTCCCACAATTAAGACCTTCATCTTGCGAAGAACTCAACACCATTTGCAGCCCTGCAACACCAACCCAACTCGCTTTACTTTTCACGTCTTTTGGTCTACTCTCGATTGGATGTGGTTGCGTGAGACCATGTTCCATGGCCTTTGGTGCAGACCAACTCAACAATCATCCAACCATAAACAACCAAAGGCTCATTGATAGCTTCTTTAATTGGTACTATGCTTCTATGACAATGTCAATGGTTGTAGCATTTACAGTAGTGGTCTACATTCAAGATGAGTATGGTTGGCAGGTTGGATTTGCAGTTCCTATGATGTTAATGGTTTGTTCTGCTCTCATGTTCTTGCTTGGATCATCTCTTTATGTGAAAGTTAAAGTTGGCGAGAGCCCGTTTTCAGAATTCATTCAAGTTCTAGTTGTTACTTGTAAGAACCGGAAAATCAGTCTTACTCACGATGACTGCTACAATCACAgccatggaatggatagagttgAGTTAACAGAGAACATAAG GTTTCTCAACAAAGCGTGTGTTATTAAAGATTCAAACACAGATCCATGGAGTCTCTCAACCGTCGAAAAGGTTGAATCCCTTAAATCTATAATTTGTATAGCACCCATTTGGTCTTCAGGAATTCTACTATACACCACAAGTACCCAAAGCTACCCGACACTCCAAGCAAACACAATGAATCGACAAATAACCTCCGGATTTGAAATCCCAGCTGCATCTTTCGGCTTATTTATGGTCTTAACACTCACAATATGGATCATCTTCTACGATCGTATCTTAGTCCCAATTCTAGCAAAACACTCACACCAACCACGTGGGCTCCACCCAAAAACCCGAATGGGAATTGGGCTAGTAATCTCAGTCCTGGCTATGGTAGTGTCCGCAATCGTGGAATCCATAAGGCGCCACGTGGCAAGTTCGGGTGATGACATGTCAGCAATGTGGTTGGTCCCACAATATTGTTTGCTAGGATTAGCGGAAGCTTTCAATGCAGTAGGGCAGATGGAGTTTTATTATTCCGAGCTTCCAAAAAGCATGTCGAGTATTGCAATGGCGCTCTTCATGGTGAGCAATGCATTCTCGGGGCTTGTTGGAAGCTTTTTGATCAATGTTGTTGACTCGGTAACAAGCGAAGGTGGTGATGTGAGTTGGTTATCGAGTGATATTAATGAAGGACATGTGGATTATTACTATTGGTTACTTGGTTTCTTGAGTTTGCTTAACTTTTTCTACTTCTTAATCTGTTGTCGTCTTCATCGGAGGTTTACGTCATCCACATGA
- the LOC111891300 gene encoding protein NRT1/ PTR FAMILY 1.2 — protein sequence MEGVSNQEKSTTDTELQTKLLLHSDDHDHKGGMRTMPFIIVNEAFERVASYGLMPNMIFYLMEVYHMEAVTGTSILSIWSALSNGLSIFGAFIADSYLGRFRVIALGSLSTLLGMIFLWLTSIFPQLRPSSCNELDTSCNPATPTQLALLFSCFGLLSIGSGCIRPCSMAFGADQLNHDRRTLNNQRLIDSYFNWYYASASMSTVVSFTVVVYIQDQYGWQVGFSVPVLFMVCSAVMFLLGSSLYVKVKVGESPFSGFIQVLVVAFKNRKVNLSRDDCYNHSHGMDRVELTENLRFLNKACVIKYSNTDPWSLSTVEKVESLKSLIRITPIWSSGILLFTTSSQSYPTLQAKTMNRHITSGFEIPAASFVLFMVLTLTIWLAFYDRILVPILSKHTHQPRGLHPKTRMGIGLLFSVIAMVVSAIVETIRRHVARSGNDMSAMWLVPQYALLGFAEAFNAIGQMEFYYSELPKSMSSVAIAVFMVSNAFSGLVGSVLVNVVDSVTSEGGSVSWLSSDINEGHVDYYYWLLGLLNLLNFFYFLICCRFHKRFTVST from the exons ATGGAAGGAGTCTCCAATCAAGAAAAATCGACCACCGATACAGAATTACAAACCAAATTACTCCTTCACAGTGATGATCATGATCATAAGGGTGGTATGAGAACCATGCCATTCATCATAG TGAATGAAGCGTTCGAGAGAGTGGCGAGCTATGGATTAATGCCAAACATGATATTCTATCTGATGGAAGTTTATCACATGGAAGCTGTAACTGGAACAAGCATACTCTCCATCTGGTCAGCACTTTCAAATGGTCTCTCCATTTTTGGAGCTTTCATCGctgattcttacttgggtcggtTCCGGGTCATTGCTCTCGGGTCTCTCTCCACCCTTCTT GGAATGATTTTTCTATGGCTGACTTCCATATTCCCACAGTTAAGACCTTCATCTTGCAATGAACTCGACACCAGTTGCAACCCTGCAACACCAACCCAACTCGCTTTACTCTTTTCATGTTTTGGTCTACTCTCGATTGGATCTGGTTGCATCAGACCATGTTCGATGGCTTTTGGTGCAGACCAACTCAACCATGATCGAAGAACCCTAAACAACCAGAGACTCATTGACAGCTACTTTAATTGGTACTACGCTTCTGCGTCAATGTCAACAGTTGTTTCTTTTACAGTAGTGGTGTACATTCAAGATCAGTATGGTTGGCAGGTTGGATTTTCAGTTCCTGTGTTGTTCATGGTTTGCTCTGCTGTTATGTTCTTACTTGGATCGTCTCTTTATGTGAAAGTTAAAGTTGGTGAGAGCCCGTTTTCTGGGTTCATTCAAGTTCTAGTTGTTGCTTTCAAGAACCGGAAAGTGAATCTTAGTCGTGATGACTGCTATAATCATAGCCATGGAATGGATCGAGTTGAGCTAACAGAGAACTTAAGGTTTCTCAACAAAGCGTGTGTTATTAAATATTCAAACACGGATCCATGGAGTCTCTCCACAGTCGAAAAGGTTGAATCCCTCAAATCCCTAATTCGTATAACACCCATTTGGTCTTCAGGAATTCTACTATTCACCACAAGCTCACAAAGCTACCCAACACTCCAAGCAAAAACGATGAATCGACACATCACCTCAGGATTTGAAATCCCAGCCGCATCATTCGTCTTATTCATGGTCTTAACACTCACAATATGGCTAGCCTTCTACGATCGTATCTTAGTCCCGATTCTATCCAAACACACACATCAACCGCGTGGGCTCCACCCGAAAACCCGAATGGGAATCGGGCTACTATTCTCAGTCATTGCCATGGTGGTGTCCGCAATTGTAGAAACCATAAGGCGCCATGTGGCAAGATCGGGTAATGACATGTCAGCAATGTGGTTGGTGCCACAATATGCTTTGCTAGGATTCGCTGAGGCTTTCAATGCGATAGGGCAGATGGAGTTTTATTACTCCGAGCTTCCGAAAAGTATGTCGAGTGTTGCCATTGCGGTGTTCATGGTGAGCAATGCATTCTCGGGGCTCGTTGGAAGTGTTTTAGTCAATGTTGTTGACTCGGTGACTAGTGAAGGTGGTAGTGTGAGTTGGTTATCGAGTGATATTAATGAAGGACACGTGGATTATTACTATTGGTTACTTGGTTTGTTGAATTTGCTCAACTTTTTCTACTTCTTGATATGTTGTCGTTTTCATAAGAGGTTTACAGTGTCCACATGA